A genomic stretch from Telopea speciosissima isolate NSW1024214 ecotype Mountain lineage chromosome 7, Tspe_v1, whole genome shotgun sequence includes:
- the LOC122667281 gene encoding LEAF RUST 10 DISEASE-RESISTANCE LOCUS RECEPTOR-LIKE PROTEIN KINASE-like 2.1 — protein MQTLENHHPFFLLFPMRRIFFLLFALNNYNNNIQIVFSANNSVISSYYAQCSPSTCGRSILQFPFGLNSLCRGAYETTHCNNQTVFLTDDENPRFRYKLLQNLTHDVYSNNSVRIVDVALLGCGPIPDFSGQTSNSMKWLTVGALYLSSDSYRVVTYFNCSQEPDTETLKQLTKAPCLECAETTSSNNLCYYYDGYLDQVSNCRVYKAIIPVEVLNNVTAVGNPRRVLQQGFTVVWDNNCNSCTEKDDGRCGYLNQDRRRGNEVCFCRDGVHTNNCSDGQLIKLDGVYQHRQKNWILHLIIGLGIGLGGGLAVASILYVYLDRKRKQRRRLLNGQDEQVLNRYLQGDYTTPASVETFLLNYTSGRPTRFSFKQLKKYTNNFNHKLGQGGFGSVFKGELPNGFPIAVKLIDETDHSEVQFLNEVLTIGKIHHNHLVRLLGYSFEQSKQALVYEFMKNGSLDKYIHGKNEDAVEKLSWCQLVDIAIGTAKGLAYLHEECRIRILHCDIKPHNILLDDKFQPKVADFGLAQVLNREKSHASLAHGAGTPGYAAPEMWWTSCGPVTDKSDVYSFGMVILEMVGKRRNFKRDVSKSSEMYFPEWVYKHHVMNVSEGGNVGSKWHECQGIEEEEMGRRMELIGLWCIQFHQSRRPSMRRVIEMLEGNMEIPIPPSPVQPSTSFTNPGRGSGMPVLPQVGSGTEESSSAGAASSIDASGPMLGR, from the exons aggatcttcttcctcctctttgctctcaataattataataataatatccaGATTGTTTTCTCGGCTAATAATTCCGTAATCTCCTCCTACTATGCCCAGTGCTCCCCGTCCACTTGCGGCCGATCAATCCTTCAATTCCCATTCGGCCTCAACTCATTGTGCCGTGGTGCCTATGAAACCACCCATTGCAACAACCAAACCGTCTTCCTCACCGACGACGAGAACCCCAGATTCAGATACAAGCTCCTCCAGAACCTCACCCACGATGTCTACTCCAACAACTCCGTCAGGATCGTCGATGTCGCCCTTCTGGGTTGTGGCCCAATCCCTGATTTCTCCGGTCAAACCTCCAATTCCATGAAGTGGCTCACTGTTGGGGCTCTCTATTTGAGTTCCGACAGTTATCGGGTTGTCACTTATTTCAATTGCTCTCAAGAGCCTGATACTGAGACCTTGAAGCAGCTAACCAAGGCTCCCTGTTTGGAGTGTGCTGAGACGACTAGCAGCAATAACTTGTGCTATTACTATGACGGCTACTTGGATCAGGTTTCCAATTGCAGAGTCTACAAAGCTATCATCCCCGTCGAGGTCTTAAACAACGTAACTGCTGTTGGAAATCCTAGAAGGGTGCTTCAACAGGGATTTACGGTTGTGTGGGATAACAACTGCAATTCATGCACTGAGAAAGACGACGGGAGATGTGGCTATCTTAACCAAGACAGGAGGAGAGGCAACGAGGTTTGTTTCTGTCGTGATGGAGTTCACACAAACAATTGCTCCGATG ggcaattgatcaaacttgatggGGTTTATCAGCATCGACAGAAGAATTGGATTCTGCACTTGATCATTGGTTTAG GTATTGGGCTGGGAGGTGGATTGGCTGTTGCGTCTATACTTTATGTTTATTTAGATAGAAAGCGTAAACAGAGGAGAAGACTCTTAAATGGCCAAGATGAGCAGGTTCTGAATCGCTACCTTCAAGGAGATTACACCACTCCAGCTTCTGTAGAGACCTTCTTGCTCAATTATACATCAGGAAGGCCGACCAGGTTCTCCTTTAAACAGCTCAAGAAATACACCAACAACTTCAATCACAAGCTAGGACAAGGCGGCTTCGGCTCCGTCTTTAAAGGCGAACTTCCCAATGGTTTCCCCATTGCTGTTAAATTGATCGATGAGACTGATCATAGCGAGGTTCAATTCCTCAATGAGGTCCTAACCATTGGGAAAATCCACCACAACCATCTAGTTCGGCTTCTCGGCTACAGCTTTGAGCAATCAAAACAGGCTCTTGTGTACGAGTTCATGAAAAATGGATCGCTTGACAAGTACATTCATGGTAAAAATGAGGATGCTGTGGAAAAGTTGAGTTGGTGTCAACTTGTTGATATTGCAATTGGAACGGCAAAGGGGTTAGCTTACCTTCATGAAGAGTGTCGAATTAGGATCCTACATTGTGACATTAAACCTCATAACATCCTCTTGGATGATAAATTCCAGCCCAAGGTTGCAGACTTTGGATTGGCACAAGTTTTGAATAGGGAGAAGAGTCATGCCTCACTTGCACATGGGGCAGGGACTCCGGGATATGCTGCACCAGAAATGTGGTGGACGAGTTGTGGTCCTGTGACTGATAAGTCtgatgtttatagctttggGATGGTGATATTGGAAATGGTGGGGAAGAGGAGGAATTTCAAGCGTGATGTTAGTAAATCAAGTGAGATGTACTTCCCTGAATGGGTATATAAGCACCATGTAATGAACGTTAGTGAGGGTGGCAATGTTGGCTCAAAATGGCATGAGTGTCAGGGgattgaagaagaggagatgGGAAGAAGAATGGAGTTAATAGGCTTATGGTGCATTCAGTTCCATCAATCTAGGCGACCATCAATGAGGAGAGTGATTGAGATGCTAGAGGGAAATATGGAGATTCCGATTCCTCCCTCACCAGTCCAGCCGTCTACTAGCTTCACAAACCCTGGTAGGGGAAGTGGGATGCCAGTTTTGCCACAGGTGGGCAGTGGAACAGAAGAAAGTTCAAGTGCTGGTGCTGCTTCTTCTATTGATGCATCTGGGCCTATGTTGGGCAGGTGA